A window of Daucus carota subsp. sativus chromosome 2, DH1 v3.0, whole genome shotgun sequence genomic DNA:
GATACATAAACTAACACATTTAACATGGACACTTCTCAGCAGTTATGTAAGCATGTCATTTGAGATCTATGTTGTTATACCTGAAAAAGATTTATAGAATAGTTTCTCCTTCGAGATTTTTCTGGGGCAATAGTTGACAGGATTTGAACCACCTCGCTCATTGTTGGTCGAGAGTCTGGATCCAACAGCAAGCACTCCTTTGCTAGGTAAGCCATGATCTGCATCTCTTCTTCTGGATATATACCTTGTAGATGTGGATCAGGCAGCTCTAGAATCACTTTTCTGCTATCTAGCAGCCGAGGAGTCGCCTAAAATGAGGTCGTGGTCACGATGTTATAACttatatttcatatgatcaagaAAGCTGAGCCCTTAGGCCATAAGTATTTAAGAATTTAAACAAGTTTCCATACCCATATGACAAGGCTTTCTTCCCCCTTCTCGGGTAATTTATGAATGGGATGCCGACCAGTTATCAATTCAAGGAGGACAACTCCAAAGCTAAAAACATCCGACTTCAGAGAAGCTCTTCCTACAATTGCATACTCGGGTGCAAAGTAGCCGAAAGTCCCTTGCATTCTGGCTGGAGAACTTGAACAGCTAGGTACACCATCATTGATCCAACGCTTGGCCATACCTAGATCGGTTATCTGCAAATATaccaaaattttttaaatttctgcGACTGACCATTcttaaaaacaaaatgaaatatACGCCTCTTTACCTTGGCTCTGTGGTTTTCATCCAATAAAATGTTGGTAGATTTGACATCCCTATGCAAAATTTTGGGAGCAGCTGCTTCGTGGAGATACTCCAGACCTTTAGCAGCTCCGAGGGCAATGGCTACCCTTATACCCCAGTCAAGGCATTTTCCTGAAGCTCCGTCTAAATAATCTCTGAGATTTCCATTGGGCATGTACTCGAATACCAGTAGCCTTTCCACGCGCTTTCCTTGATTTTCTGAGCAGAAGCCAAGCAAAGGCACCACATGACAGTGGTGGAGTCTCGATATAAGTTCAATCTGACAGcacaaatacaaaaaatcatTACATTTCCTTAAGAAATAAAAAGCTTCTGATATAGAAGGCAGATTGAGCCAGCACCTCTGTCAGAAAATCAGATTCTGCATTAGGCCCTTCTTGAGCTTTCATCCGCTTGATTGCAACTGTTCCGCCATCTTTGAGATGACCGCAATAAACATAGCTGCTTCCTCCCATTCCTATTAAATTCGATTCAGAGAACTTATTTGTTGCATTCTCCAATTCTGCATATGAAAACTGCAGAAGTGTCCCGGGTATCTTTCCGTCCTTGCTTCTGAATAAGAATGAAGCCCTCTGCATGCATCCTGCACAGCAGTAATTCAAAACTTGTTGCATTTTCTACATAAGAAAAAAGCACAACAGCCAATTATAATTCCATATATATACCTACAACAGGATTGACAGGGGAGCTTATATAGACTTTGAATTCTGGCATTGAATAAGCTCTGTGGCTTATCAGGTTGGTTGTACTGTTATAAGTTGAATCCTTGTCAGAAGAGAAGACGGATCTTTCTGAACATTTCTCCTTTCTATAAAAATACCACATGACCGAACCAATTATGGCGAGAGTTGTCAGTGCAACACATAGCAAGAGAATGATCACAACTACTTTGCTGGACACTCTTCTCTTTGGAAACTCTGTGTCCTTAGCAGAGCCTGCAGAGAAGCAAGAGATATTCGTTTACTAGCTTCACTATATATATCTGAATAATAGAAAACTCCCGTGAACCTGAGCTCTGATACTATGTTAAGAACCAgtccatctaaaatcttaaggtgttagaggaagaCCCCAAATGAatcttatgttatatttcaacaGGGAGTACCATTATAGTTAGAACATAAAATCTTAAATCGCTAATCAGTAATGCTTCAAGGTGGCGTAATATAAGAATACCTGACTTGCAATTGCACGAAGTAAAGCAGAAGGCATCATGATCATTCGTCACTCTAGGTAGTTTATCAGCAGCACAGATGCAAACCCATTTACCCACACTTGAATCTTTCACAACTggataaaaataaacaaagttTGCTAATAAAGTACAcgaattaataaacaaaattacaaatttcCTTTTCAATTTCAGTTAGCACTTGATGTATGCATTCTCTCACACCATCTCACTTATAGGTATCCAGAATAAAAGAGAATGGTAACGATAGTGGAAAACGTCTACATGAGATGCTATGCAGAAGGAGAAGTATACCAGGAGTGCAATCACATGAGGGAGCACAATTAGTCAAAACAGCTAAGCTGTTGTTGCCTTCATGAGCTGAACAAGTACACGCCCACTTGGTTTCAGATGCATCAGAAAGTTCTTCTGCGACAGAGAAAGTTATAATTAGTGTCATTCTACTAGTTAGAACAGCAATCTCAGTCTACCAAGAAGCTTGAATCTTTCCTATTTTCACTAATCAGTTGGAACAGTATTGGAAGAAATCGCTGAAATAATACTGCAATTAGAAAATATTCTGATACACAAAAACACAGTTTGGTACTAACCAGAAATACTAGGCTGAATTAAAATGAAGCTAAGAAGACAGGCAACAAGGAATTCCACTCTGAACTTCATATCCACCGGCTTAATTTGAGTAAGTACGGCATTGCATGACCAAGAATTTGACAGGAGAAACCTACAAAAAATTCCATCACATATCAGGCAATAGAAGGGAGACAGCGATTTCCTCAAGTTAAAAAAACCACGAATAGTTCAGCTAACAAAGAAAAGCAAGAAGTCTGGCATATCATATCATTCAAAAAGACTTTCTGCAGTGACTTGTTGGTGAAAAATACCATgtataaattaagaaaattagcAAAACATAATCAGGAACAGAAATGCGAAAATCGGCTTTATAGTATGTGAAGTGTACCTGTTGTTTAACTCCTACTTTCACATACAAGAAGAGCAATTctctgaagaaaaaattacttcTTAAAGCGAAGTTTTAGATTTAAGTTTTCGACGAGCTTAGCCAAAAGAGGGAGATGTAGACCTTTTTTCTTCAACTAAGCGTATGTCTTTAGCCTAAATTATCCATCCAAATCTGCAACATGTTGATAGGAACTTATAACTTGTAAGCAATATATGACCTAATGAATATATAACATTTTTCGTCGAAAAATTTTTAATTGACACAAGACAGTGAGTGATACATCAACAACATTCAAAATTGAATACAAAAACTTTAACCAAAAACAGGTCTCCATTCATATATGTGTCGAAGTATAAGATCGCGTTAGACATTACTCCGACACCTTAAGATTTTAAACGAGCGGGTTACTTAACAAGCTAAAAGTTAAGCAACGCATAAAAACTAGCACCATCTGTAAACTTACTCTGAAAAATCTTCTGGTTAAGAACAACTCAAGCTAAGAGCTGTAAAAACCTTGCAGCATTGGCAGTGTAGTGAGACCAGAAGCAGAGCAAAGTACAAAAAGATCTTGCTTTGTTTTTTGTCACTCCTGTCAAGAATAATTCTTTATTATTGGCAGCACTCTAGAAATGAGAATCCGTTACATGTTAAAAGCCAAGACAGTAGTGCCACACACACAGTCACACAcagacaattaaattaaatggaAATGATCAGGtgcatatataataatttaattataatttttaatcatacTTCAACCACAAAGAAAGCTACCCTACCTACCCACAAATTTGATAGTGACCCCTTAACCAACTAATTTAGCAGCAGTACGAAAAATCCAGCTTTTTCAAGAACTTGATTCTGCTTTATCAGTGCACAGCTTTATGCTCTGCAATCATTTTTATCTCCCTCATTTTACTTATTTTGGaaaattgtactccctccgtttccatttacttttctcgtttgaaatgtcgggactcttcataacatgagacaaattactaatttacgtctgatctataagactaaatatagtcataagtgatcttgttggattcgtattcatgagtgctttaatacagtgaaatttttatatttaatactaaaacgaagttaaagatattaacgatcaaaagtgtgcgTTGGCAAACATGATAAAAGGAAACATGAAAAGTATTAAAAAACGGAAAGAGTAGTAAATACATTGTTTGTACACAGTTCAAGGCATCTTTTCTTCATTTTATCTCGAGTTCACGTATAAAGACATTATATAACTATAAACATGATATTTCTGAAATATATCGTAGATATTTTATATGAGACTCTTTCAGTTGAGTAcatataaaatcttaaaatattacatgaaggtcttacataaattttatactaTAAAAATTGAGACCTCCGTCAAATCTAATTTTGATACCATGCTGAAATTAGTCtatctaaaatattaagatgttacgaaaaaatctaaaaataaatttttaaggtATATTCCAACACTTCCGATCGAATATGAATAGAAATGAATCgtattaaaattctaaaatagGAAAATATTTACGTTAAGAAAGACAATGACACAGGGTATGTAAGTGCAGTGTGCTTTatctttttgaaatatttaacgTTAACAGAAGACTTTATAGTATTTTGATAACTGTACACTGTTTTGTGACCCATCATCTCTGTGTCGGTTGTCGGCACCAGAGGGACTGGTGATTGTATGATCAAATCCTGGGCGTTGGATCAAGTCAACTAACTGCAGATAATCAATTTTCcagttaaattaaataatatgatccCTATATTTAGCTGGCAAATAAATAGTCATGGGCCTTTtcgttttatattatattaaagatggatcttaattatatttagtaagtaggaaaatgtaaaatataatgaaGCCTTTATTAATTGATTGGGCCATGTATCTGCAACTTTAGACTGATAGTAATAAACTGTCGGTTTGTTAAGTTTTAAAAATGTAAATCATAAGGACCACAAATTctgacatttatattttatgctATTAATTATAGATTTTAAGACATTATCTATTGACTATTTCTTCTCTCTTAGTTCGATTTATGATAGGTTAATTTTGtcattaaacttttttttttgaaacagtcattaaacttatttattataatagaatatatgtgGATTTTAACTGGAACACAAAAAAGTGGGATGCAGAGACAATAAATTCAGTtacatatatcaatataaaatgaaattaatcaATTGAAGAGGTGTATAAAAATTCAGGGTTATATGAGTTTTTCTTCATTCCCAAAATTCGAGTGTATTTAATCTGAATTATAAAAAATGCATTATAATATTGggatattaaatttgtatatttaattacttAAATTAATTTGGTATTATTTAATCTGAATTTTCacctatatttaaaaattaatattcaattataattatttagaaaaaaaatctcagataaaaaagtttattcagaaaaaaaaatctcaaaaataagtcacgaaactatattttataaaagcaaTTAAATGTGTGTCGagtagttgaaaagaaacgtataaaaTTGAATGGGACACAGGGAATATGtcttatgagtaatttttatcaatttttttaaaaaaaaattagtgacCAAAAATGTTTTATCTCAAACCAGCTTTTGACTCTAAGTCAGTTTATAGcttatttctaactttaatctgatttcttatttattaaacaaacatACATTTTATAGTTTAAAGTCGAAAATAACTTAAAGCGCTCAAACAAGCTCCTAATAACATGATGCATGAATTTGATATGATCAGATTCGTTAAAGTTTGATATTGAATATCCAtgattacatataatatatattaaaaatcttcattaactatgatatttatgatcaattttaaaaatgttggtttttaatataatttagtagTTGGTTTATCAACAAAACCAACAGTGATTAAGAACACTGAGGTTAGGATTGAGcataaaaaatcgaaaaatcgAAACCGAGCtgaaaaatcgaaaaattaaaCCGAAAAAATCGTAATCAAACCAAATTGATATaacggtttggtaacggttacggttttatccttaaaaccgaaccgaaatatacggttcggtaacggttttaggtagaaaccgaaccgacccgtgcacacGCCTAACTGAGTTAGGTGCTATGCTATGCTATGTATCTTTGGAGTTATGCTTTTTGTAAAGATGCTGTCTTTTAGTCAAAGAGGAGCatataattaattcatataCCGACGAAAGAATCATACATATACATCCAAACGAATGGAAACATGTAGATGGACCATCTAACCAAGTCTGAGTTTGTTTGattcatgaattttaatttttatacttCAATCTCACCTCGATAAAGTTTAATAATTTTcgtgaaaaaaattcaaattcgaaTATGATGAATTTGGCTCGAgttcaatataatataatatataaaattatttaaaatattaaatatttattataataatatatttagggaattgataaataagctccacattttactatttaagctccaattCCATATTTTATACCACATTTACTCATGCTTTCTACCAATGTTTCATCCATATTATAGGTGATTATGCTATTCGGgtaaaacaaaaaattgaaatggagcttaaatagtaaaatttggagcttatttatcaattccctatatttataatatataaactctATAAACAAATGAAGACGCAATAGCCGAGCTCGTTTTGATTATTATCGAACTAAATTCAACTATCTTAATCATCATAAATAAATAGCTCACAAATATTTGACTCATTTAGGCTCAGCATTTCTAATATCGGAAAACTCCTAGCAATTTTAATACTGAAGatcaaaattcatatcaaaaataaaatgtataaaGGATCCCTAAAATTTCatcacttaaaaataaatttttatctataatgTTAGTCGATCTCTCCATATGTATCGAGGTGATAGAGACTCACAAAAATTTATCGTCATTTATTATGTTATAACAAAAATATGTTACTTCCTTGTCTCATAAGATGTACAAAAATATGTTACTTCCATGTCTCAGTAAGATGTATACGTAAAACAAGGCTCagcattattttttcaaaaataaatatatacaaatcatTTCGggataaaaaaatctaaataaatttttaatatttaaaatttattcgtaaaaaaatattttaagaataagttataaaacttatTTTACATAAGGCTTAAAATATAGGTTAAACAATGTAAAAAGACTTTATAAAAATGAGTGTCacgaatatataatttttgtcaaaaaatattcGACAATTATAGTCTTGTTGGAGTGCAAGATCTTTTTCCTTAAAACGAAGATGTTATTCTAATAAGAAAAAGTAATACGGTGTTCACATCAATGTTCGCGTTGAACAAATAGTTAATTATAATTGTCTATTTCTGTAAAAAAACGAAAcgatattttaaagataatgtatatatattacaaccctagttttctttttctctcttcttTCTAACCGCCTCCTCTTTTCATCTCcgacggggcttccatcggtttccggtggaaagccccaaatcttttcgtttgattgctagtttttgattgttcttgctttttcattgagtttcttaataaatctccatCTTCGGGGAAAGTTTTCTTAGATCTATATTATCGAAACTttcgattttcgttcttattcgcttccagaggcctttttggatttgtgagtggatcgattatctcctaagcgtcgtggtgcagatctaattgttttagtttgttttgattatagtttgatttctctccctggtgagagtgtgtgatttttctctccttttgtGAGAGTGGTTTGGATTCATAGATAAAGCTTTTCGGGAATTGCATTtatggtcgatagctcaaacggagtttttggaaaagatggtgaacacagagcaaggatctgtacatgtaccatcgtcaatttcaacatcgcttatttgtctcatcttgggtatgaagacaggcatgttaactttttctatgtttgttcaactcgatcattcttgtagatgccgtatgaccattatttattgaattatctcctttttttcaaaaaaaaaaagataatgtatatattaaaaaaaaaaagtttcacTTCATACATTCTTATTGAATTACTAGAACTTTTATCATTATGTCCTGATGAGTTATCATTTAAGTTATCAATCAGAATTGCGATTTCATACAAAATTTTTCTACGAAATCATGACACCCGCTTATAGTGAAGAAGCGGAAACAACTTCTCACCACATGAGAGAAACAATCTCAAAATATTAGTCAAAAAccgaaataaaaacaaacctaaaacaaataaaaattaaaaaaaaaaaaagctaaatCTGAAACTCGAAACcacaaaatatatgattaattttcgAATTTTTAAGCTCCGTTTGAACTTTGAACCGAAGAAAAAGTGAGCCAACCAATTTGTAGATCTAGGAAAACAAAccaattctaattaaaaagatAGAAATCCTTCCTCGAAGAGAAATATTATCaaacaaaataaatcaaataaaaaaatttggggATTTTTTACCAGATAAAACCGTTAGAAAGCCACGTCAGACTAGGGAGTTTAGAGGGAGGaaacactaaaaaaaaaaagagactcCAGATAAAATGGGTTTTGGTGTCTGACAACCGATTGTCAGGTAGGT
This region includes:
- the LOC108210233 gene encoding receptor-like serine/threonine-protein kinase NCRK isoform X1 — translated: MKFRVEFLVACLLSFILIQPSISEELSDASETKWACTCSAHEGNNSLAVLTNCAPSCDCTPVVKDSSVGKWVCICAADKLPRVTNDHDAFCFTSCNCKSGSAKDTEFPKRRVSSKVVVIILLLCVALTTLAIIGSVMWYFYRKEKCSERSVFSSDKDSTYNSTTNLISHRAYSMPEFKVYISSPVNPVVGCMQRASFLFRSKDGKIPGTLLQFSYAELENATNKFSESNLIGMGGSSYVYCGHLKDGGTVAIKRMKAQEGPNAESDFLTEIELISRLHHCHVVPLLGFCSENQGKRVERLLVFEYMPNGNLRDYLDGASGKCLDWGIRVAIALGAAKGLEYLHEAAAPKILHRDVKSTNILLDENHRAKITDLGMAKRWINDGVPSCSSSPARMQGTFGYFAPEYAIVGRASLKSDVFSFGVVLLELITGRHPIHKLPEKGEESLVIWATPRLLDSRKVILELPDPHLQGIYPEEEMQIMAYLAKECLLLDPDSRPTMSEVVQILSTIAPEKSRRRNYSINLFQSSSSRGLTHEPVNQVPHNLHEDVLEAEELGLITSDRWSPRSSLPVNVSHTLCVVNKEILTDTGSLRSSLQSQDEEKVDLTEPRFETFSCSSVRLS
- the LOC108210233 gene encoding receptor-like serine/threonine-protein kinase NCRK isoform X2, yielding MKFRVEFLVACLLSFILIQPSISEELSDASETKWACTCSAHEGNNSLAVLTNCAPSCDCTPVVKDSSVGKWVCICAADKLPRVTNDHDAFCFTSCNCKSGSAKDTEFPKRRVSSKVVVIILLLCVALTTLAIIGSVMWYFYRKEKCSERSVFSSDKDSTYNSTTNLISHRAYSMPEFKVYISSPVNPVVGCMQRASFLFRSKDGKIPGTLLQFSYAELENATNKFSESNLIGMGGSSYVYCGHLKDGGTVAIKRMKAQEGPNAESDFLTEIELISRLHHCHVVPLLGFCSENQGKRVERLLVFEYMPNGNLRDYLDGASGKCLDWGIRVAIALGAAKGLEYLHEAAAPKILHRDVKSTNILLDENHRAKITDLGMAKRWINDGVPSCSSSPARMQGTFGYFAPEYAIVGRASLKSDVFSFGVVLLELITGRHPIHKLPEKGEESLVIWATPRLLDSRKVILELPDPHLQGIYPEEEMQIMAYLAKECLLLDPDSRPTMSEVVQILSTIAPEKSRRRNYSINLFQVPHNLHEDVLEAEELGLITSDRWSPRSSLPVNVSHTLCVVNKEILTDTGSLRSSLQSQDEEKVDLTEPRFETFSCSSVRLS